One part of the Sciurus carolinensis chromosome 4, mSciCar1.2, whole genome shotgun sequence genome encodes these proteins:
- the Tomm22 gene encoding mitochondrial import receptor subunit TOM22 homolog, with product MAAAAAAAGAGEPLSPDELLPKGDAEKTEEELEEDDDEELDETLSERLWGLTEMFPERVRSAAGATFDLSLFVAQKMYRFSRAALWIGTTSFMILVLPVVFETEKLQMEQQQQLQQRQILLGPNTGLSGGMPGALPSLPGKI from the exons ATggctgccgccgccgctgccgccggcGCTGGGGAACCTCTGTCCCCTGATGAATTGCTCCCGAAAGGCGACGCGGAGAAAACCGAGGAAGAGCTGGAAGAGGACGACGACGAGGAG CTAGATGAGACCCTGTCGGAGAGACTCTGGGGTCTGACGGAGATGTTCCCGGAGAGGGTCCGGTCCGCGGCCGGAGCCACTTTTGATCTTTCCCTCTTTGTGGCTCAAAAAATGTACAG GTTTTCCAGGGCAGCCTTGTGGATTGGGACCACTTCTTTTATGATACTGGTTCTTCCTGTTGTCTTTGAGACTGAGAAGTTACAAATGGAGCAACAGCAGCAACTGCAGCAGCGGCAG ataCTTCTAGGGCCTAACACAGGGCTGTCAGGAGGAATGCCAGGGGCTCTGCCTTCACTTCCTGGAAAGATCTAG
- the Josd1 gene encoding josephin-1 yields MSCVPWKGDKAKSESLELPQAAPPQIYHEKQRRELCALHALNNVFQDSNAFTRETLQEIFQRLSPNTMVTPHKKSMLGNGNYDVNVIMAALQTKGYEAVWWDKRRDVGVIALTNVMGFIMNLPSSLCWGPLKLPLKRQHWICVREVGGAYYNLDSKLKMPEWIGGESELRKFLKHHLRGKNCELLLVVPEEVEAHQSWRADV; encoded by the exons ATGAGTTGCGTGCCATGGAAAGGAGACAAGGCCAAATCCGAATCCTTGGAGCTGCCCCAGGCAGCACCCCCACAAATCTACCATGAGAAACAGCGCAGGGAGCTTTGTGCCCTCCATGCCCTCAATAATGTCTTCCAGGACAGCAACGCCTTCACGCGGGAAACGTTGCAAGAGATTTTCCAGAG GTTGTCTCCAAACACCATGGTGACACCCCACAAGAAGAGCATGCTGGGAAATGGAAATTACGATGTGAACGTCATTATGGCAGCACTTCAGACCAAAGGTTATGAAGCTGTTTGGTGGGACAAACGCAG GGATGTTGGTGTCATTGCTCTCACTAATGTCATGGGCTTCATCATGAATCTGCCCTCCAGCCTGTGCTGGGGTCCACTCAAGTTGCCTCTCAAAAGGCAGCACTGGATCTGTGTTCGAGAGGTGGGCGGGGCCTACTACAACCTCGACTCCAAGCTCAAGATGCCCGAGTGGATTGGAGGCGAGAGTGAGCTCAG GAAATTTCTAAAACATCATTTACGAGGAAAGAACTGTGAACTCCTGCTGGTGGTACCAGAAGAGGTAGAAGCCCATCAGAGTTGGAGAGCGGACGTGTAA